The following coding sequences are from one Canis lupus baileyi chromosome 23, mCanLup2.hap1, whole genome shotgun sequence window:
- the LOC140615559 gene encoding olfactory receptor 52M1-like encodes MFMSNNACLVPSSFWLTGIPGLQSLHIWLSIPFSSMYLMAIVGNVTILAVITVERSLHQPMYFFLCMLAVIDLVLSTSTMPKLLAIFWFGAHNIDLDACLAQMFFIHCFATVESGIFLAMAFDRYVAICDPLRHTLVLTHAAVGRLGLAALFRGVLYIGPLPLMIRLRLPHYRTQIIAHSYCEHMAIVTLACGDTTVNNLYGMGIGFLVLILDSLAITASYVMIFRAVMGLATPEARLKTLGTCSSHICAILVFYIPIAVSSLTHRFGHHVPPHIHILLANFYLLIPPILNPVVYAVRTKQIRERLLYILKAGSQPK; translated from the coding sequence ATGTTCATGTCTAATAATGCCTGTTTGGTGCCTAGTTCTTTCTGGCTTACTGGTATTCCAGGGCTGCAATCCCTGCACATCTGGCTCTCCATCCCCTTCAGCTCTATGTACCTGATGGCTATAGTGGGGAATGTGACTATCCTGGCAGTGATAACGGTGGAACGCAGCCTGCACCaacccatgtacttcttcctgtGCATGTTGGCTGTCATTGACTTGGTCCTTTCAACGTCTACCATGCCCAAACTACTAGCCATCTTCTGGTTTGGTGCCCACAACATTGACCTGGATGCCTGCTTGGCTCAGATGTTCTTCATCCACTGCTTTGCCACTGTTGAGTCAGGAATCTTCCTTGCCATGGCTTTTGATCGCTATGTGGCCATATGTGACCCATTACGCCACACCTTGGTGCTCACTCATGCAGCAGTGGGTCGTTTGGGCTTGGCTGCCCTCTTCCGTGGAGTACTCTACATTGGGCCTCTGCCTCTGATGATTCGCCTGAGGCTGCCTCATTACCGGACCCAAATCATTGCCCATTCCTATTGTGAGCACATGGCCATAGTTACCTTAGCATGTGGTGACACAACAGTCAACAACTTGTATGGAATGGGAATTGGCTTCCTGGTATTGATCCTAGATTCATTAGCTATCACTGCCTCATATGTGATGATTTTCAGGGCTGTAATGGGGTTGGCCACCCCAGAGGCCAGGCTTAAAACTCTAGGGACATGTAGTTCTCACATTTGTGCCATTCTTGTCTTCTATATCCCCATTGCTGTTTCTTCTCTCACTCACCGCTTTGGCCATCATGTGCCTCCTCATATCCATATCCTTTTGGCCAACTTTTACCTCCTCATTCCACCCATTCTCAACCCAGTTGTCTATGCTGTCCGTACCAAACAGATTCGAGAGAGACTTCTCTACATTCTTAAGGCAGGGTCTCAACCCAAGTGA